The genomic stretch CAAGCGAAGGTCGAAAATAAAACGTTAAATCAGAGTTACGTTGTGAGTTTGCTTTATAAAGGAAAGGAATATCTTTCGGAAATATATAAGGAGAATGGCCAATTAAAAGCACCAATAGCAGGTGACGTGCTGCCTCCAGGAGGCGTATATCCAATCGACTTGCAACGTGATGGAGTGGATGAATTATTGGTTTATCAGAGGGTTATCGGCAGATACAATGCGGATGGACTAGGCTTTCTTTCAACACCGCTTCAGTGGAAAGAAAACCAATTCGTTCCGATGTATCAAACGTTATGTATCTTTGGATAGATGGTATGTAAAAAAAGGGGGGCTCCCCCTTTAAAGGAACTTCAATTTATTGCTTTTCAAGAAGAGCTGCAAGTACGTGTTTCTTAAATTTCTCTGTCTTGCGTCCTTCAATGTAACGTACATCATGTTTTTTAAGCTGTTCAACGTACCAGCCTTTGCTTGCGTAATGCATCGAACCATCCTTTCTCTAATGAAAATTCTATAAGGATTATTCTATAAACCTTAACCGTCAACCATGTTATCATCCATTGGATTTATTGAAAAGGGGAAAACAGTAATTCTTTTAGTGGAAATTATTCTTCTTATTTTATGACAAAATAAAAAGTAAAATGGACCATAAAAATAAAGGGGAAATATGGATGGATTTTGGCTAGCTTATGAGCGACGTGCAATTTTTGTCTCCGAGTATCGGCATAAAGTAAATACCAAACTTTCTTATTCGTACTATCACCCCCTTCATTCACTATGAGGTTTTTTTGCATGCTCGCTTAAAGGAGAAGGTAGTTCTGAAGCGAATGTATGTATAACAGCGTGAAGAAGGGAAGGGCGACGTGAAACGTACCGACAAAAGAGGGGGAGCGGGCATGGATGGTTCTATTTCAGTTCAAGATCTAGTAAAAACGTATAAAGGTGATGTGAAGGCGGTACAGGGCGTCAGTTTTGAAGTGGCTGAAGGAGAGTTTTTTGCTTTTCTTGGTCCGAATGGTGCGGGGAAATCCACAACCGTTCAGATCTTAACTACACTCGTTAAACCTACCACAGGATCCATTCGGATTGGCGGAGTAGATGTTGGAGAAGAACCAGAGCGCGTGCGCTGGAATATAGGAGTAGCCTTGCAAGAAACGGGAATCGACCCGGTATTAACGGGAAGAGAATTAATTGAAATGCAGGCGCGGTTATTTGGCTTCACTAAAAAAGAAGCGAAAATAAGAGCTGTCGAGTTACTTGCTCTAGTTGACTTAAATGATGCCGCTGATCGTCCATGTGGAAAATATTCTGGAGGTATGAGGAGGAGGCTAGATCTCGCTCTAACTTTAGTTCATAAGCCTAAAATTCTTTTTCTAGATGAACCGACAACAGGACTAGATCCTTCTAACCGAAAAGCTATTTGGAAAGAAATTAAGAGGTTAAATAAAGAAGAAGGCACGACAATCTTCCTCACAACGCAATATCTTGAAGAGGCTGATCAATTGGCAGATCGCATTAGTATTATTAATCAAGGAAAAATCGTAGCTTCTGGAAGTGCCGAAGAGTTGAAAAGAACACTTGGCTTTGATGCCATTCAACTTTTATTTGAACGGGATGAAGAAGCAGAGCGAGCAGGTCAAATTCTTGTAGATCTTGGAGAGAATATTGAACGCTCAAAAAATGAGGTAACGCTTTATACAGAGAACGGCACCAAACTCCTCTCTGATCTCGTCCGAAAACTTGATGAACATAACCTTTCGCCCAAAACATTAAATGTAAAACCTCCAACTTTGGATGATGTCTTTATTAATGTCACGAATGAACAAAAGGAAAGGGCGTGAGGGCATGAGTGAACAAAAAAAGGGTTCTTTTCTAGTTGATACACTTGTATTTACAAAAAGAAGTATTATTACGATCGTTCGAAATCCATTAATATTTATTCCTAACCTCATTATTAGTCTTTTCTTCCTGTTTGTGTATGAAGGAGGTTTAAGCGGGATCTCAGAGCTCCCGGCATTCGAAGGAGCCAATTACCTGGCGTTTATTTTACCAGTATCAATCGTTTCAGCAGCGATTGGAGGAGCGGGTGGTGCGGGGCAAGCTCTCGTGAAGGATTTAGAAAATGGGTATTTTTCACGTCTTCTTCTTACACCTTCTTCGAGGCTTGCAATTGTTCTTGGACCGATTATTGCAGGGATGCTACAGCTGCTTATTCAAACGATTTTAATTCTAGTTGTCGCTTATTTTCTAGGTCTTGAAGTAGCAGCTGGATTCGGAGGAGTCATTGTGGTTTTGTTATTAACGCTTGGATGGGGGCTTGCGTTTGCGGGGTATTCAGTTGGTGTGGCACTAAGAACAAAAAATGCCCAATCCGCACAGGCTGGTACTTTCGTCTTTTTCCCACTAATATTTCTAAGTACGACTTTCGTACCTTATGAACTAATCGAAGCAGGTTGGTTAAAAGTAGCCGCAACGATCAATCCAACGACATATTTATTTGAAGCAATGCGGTCGGTATTTATTGACGGATGGGAAGCCTGGCCACTTGTTAGGGGATTCTTAGTGATTGCACTCTTATGTGCCATTACGATTAGCTTCTCAGCAATAAGTGCCTCAAAAGCGGTTAGTGCTGACTAAGAGCGCGCAAGCTACTGCGCTCTTCTTTTTTGTAGTCAATATTTATCTGTGTAATTGGGTTTTGTTGCATGGATGAGAAACCGATGAGATGGCAAATCGATAAAACCATTTTTCTCGATTTGCCCATGAAGACGATAAAGGGCGGATTGATAACGGGTCGTTGAAAAGTCAGGAATTTGCCATGGGATCGCTTTTAAATAATAAATAATCGCTCCAATGTCATAAAATCTTGTTGAAGGAAAAGCTTCATTTGCTTCAAGAATATGAAAGCCGGCAGCTTCAAGTTCTAGAACGGCATAATCTAAATTCCAATGGTCATATTCAGTTTTTAAAGGAGCTCCTAGAACACGATTCAGTTCCTTCATATCCTCGCCTCCCACTTGTTGCGTGATGAAAGATCCAGTTGTTTTCAGAATGCGGTGGACCTCTGTTGGTGAGTAAGAATCATGTTTATTCATCACCAATTGGAATTCTTCATTTGAAAACGGAAGGTGATGATCATCTTCAAATCCTTTAACAATGACGCCCTGAGGTTCGAGACGAGCTTTTGCGATAGGAAGGTTAGGTGGATAGCCTTCTGTAGCTGATAGCTTGTTTGGAAATGGTTTTAGCGCATTAAGAAATTCTCCGCCACCTGTTCCCATATCCAAAACACTCTCACTTGTTCGAAATGGTTTGATCACTGAAGATGTGTAAGACCATGGAAGCGGGGCGGCACTTACTCGTTCCGTGTCTGTAATATAAGAGAAGTCCCATCCTGAAAAAGGTTGATCTACCTCAGTTAGGTAGAATTCGAATACGGAGTTTTTCATCATTAAAATTCCTCTCCTGTTAGTAATTACCATTATAACAGGGAGGTATAAATGTTGAGGGATGAATATGTCTTTTAAGATTTAAAAGTGGTAGAAATAGGGTAAAACAAGATATGCGAGCATCCAAGTGTTTCGATCAAGCAAATCAATTGAATTTGTAATGTAGATAAAAGGACGTGGAAATAGTGGATACAACAAAACGATATGATCTAGTAGGAATTGGGATAGGTCCATTTAACTTAGGGATGGCAGCCCTTGCGGATGAATCAGAAGTAAACGCAATTTATTTTGATCAAAAAGAGGAATTTAATTGGCATCCAGGCATGTTGATTGATGGAGCAGATCTGCAAGTTCCGTTTCTAGCTGATCTTGTCACGATTGCAGATCCAAAAAGTCCTTATACATTTATAAATTATTTACATGAACATGATCGTCTTTACCAATTTTATTTTTTTAATAAATTAGATATTCCGAGAAAGGAATACAATGCTTATACTCGCTGGGTAGCATCAAAATTATCAAATTGTTTTTTTGGTAAAAGAGTAATTGATGTGAACTATGCTGAAGAAAAAGAGTGCTATAACGTTACAATTGAGGATGTGAAAACGAGGCGCTCTTCTGTCATTCAAGCGAAGCACGTTGTTCTCGGTACAGGAAGTGTACCAAATATTCCACAAGGTTTTGAATCATATCCACTTGAAGACGTTCTTCATACGAATCATTACCTTTTCCATGAAAAAGAATTAAAAAAATCAAAATCCGTTACAGTTGTAGGATCGGGACAAAGTGCTGCGGAAGTATTCTATGATCTCCTTCATGATCAAGAGCAATATGGTTATCAGATAAATTGGCTAACGCGATCAGCAGGTTTCTTTCAATTAGAATCAGCGAAATTAGGTCAGGAGGTATTCTCGCCTGATTATGTGAGTTACTTTCACGGTCTTTCGTTTGACGATCGTAAAGACGCCCTTTCAACTCTTGGTACATTGAGAAAAGGAATCGATCCATCTACATTAAAAAACATTTATCACCTTCTTTATCATCGCTCTTCTGAGAAACGGTTAGATGTTATGATTCAACCGTTATCAGAAGTAAATGGAGTGGAAAAGTCAGAAGGGCACTATGAGTTAAGTTGCAGACAGTGGCAAGAGGACAATGAGTTTAAGGTCAAAACCGAAAAAATTGTTTTGGCTACTGGATACAAGCCTCATTTTCCTGAATGGTTTAAACGGATAGAGAATGAAATTGAATGGGAAGATGAGAAGCGGTTTAAAGTGGAACGAGATCAGCAACTCGTTTTTAAAGATGGAAGAATAAACCATATTTTTTCCTTAACAAACCTGGATCATTCCCATGGAACGGGAGCTACAAACCTGGCTCTTTCAGTCGAGCGAAACAAACGAGTGTTGAATGCTGTAGCAGGAAAACCCCTTTTTAAAGTGAACACTAATACGGTTTTCCAACAATTTTCTAGTAAAGAAAGATAACAACAAATTAGGATAAAATGTAGCAAAAAAAGAAGCTGAATCGTTCAGCTTCTTTTTTATCTTTTCTCGTAAACGAGCGAGTAACCTTCAAGATTGACAACATGGTTAATGCCCTGACGAAATGTAGCAAAGGTGGGGATAGTAGGATCTAAGTTAAGTTTCATTAGCCACTGCACGACTTGCTTTGTAATTCCGACATAAACGACGAAAACACCCATCAAAGTCAGAGACTTGGTCATCGTTTCACAGAGGACTTGTGCTGATCTATTATCCAGTTCGGACAGTCCAGAGAAATCAAGTAATACGTAATCAGTATTGTTCGTTACACAGTAATTCAATGTCCTTTGAACGAGTCTTTCTGTTCGTTCTTCATTCATTGTACCGATAAGGGGGATAAGGATGGCGTTATCGATTACCGTTGGAATAATGACGGTAGACAATTCATGTACAAGT from Bacillus sp. Cs-700 encodes the following:
- a CDS encoding DUF2639 domain-containing protein, with product MHYASKGWYVEQLKKHDVRYIEGRKTEKFKKHVLAALLEKQ
- a CDS encoding ABC transporter permease codes for the protein MSEQKKGSFLVDTLVFTKRSIITIVRNPLIFIPNLIISLFFLFVYEGGLSGISELPAFEGANYLAFILPVSIVSAAIGGAGGAGQALVKDLENGYFSRLLLTPSSRLAIVLGPIIAGMLQLLIQTILILVVAYFLGLEVAAGFGGVIVVLLLTLGWGLAFAGYSVGVALRTKNAQSAQAGTFVFFPLIFLSTTFVPYELIEAGWLKVAATINPTTYLFEAMRSVFIDGWEAWPLVRGFLVIALLCAITISFSAISASKAVSAD
- a CDS encoding STAS domain-containing protein produces the protein MVETTFFSHSETARALNSLGDNIFLCDLDLRVVWFNDQAEILLNSIISYLHINHPLDLIGKSIDEFHQNPSHQRNVLLHRLPYESTITLFERFAASIVISEYKDDAGVKIGYLLVWRDVTERQKELQENKKLVHELSTVIIPTVIDNAILIPLIGTMNEERTERLVQRTLNYCVTNNTDYVLLDFSGLSELDNRSAQVLCETMTKSLTLMGVFVVYVGITKQVVQWLMKLNLDPTIPTFATFRQGINHVVNLEGYSLVYEKR
- a CDS encoding SidA/IucD/PvdA family monooxygenase, with the translated sequence MAALADESEVNAIYFDQKEEFNWHPGMLIDGADLQVPFLADLVTIADPKSPYTFINYLHEHDRLYQFYFFNKLDIPRKEYNAYTRWVASKLSNCFFGKRVIDVNYAEEKECYNVTIEDVKTRRSSVIQAKHVVLGTGSVPNIPQGFESYPLEDVLHTNHYLFHEKELKKSKSVTVVGSGQSAAEVFYDLLHDQEQYGYQINWLTRSAGFFQLESAKLGQEVFSPDYVSYFHGLSFDDRKDALSTLGTLRKGIDPSTLKNIYHLLYHRSSEKRLDVMIQPLSEVNGVEKSEGHYELSCRQWQEDNEFKVKTEKIVLATGYKPHFPEWFKRIENEIEWEDEKRFKVERDQQLVFKDGRINHIFSLTNLDHSHGTGATNLALSVERNKRVLNAVAGKPLFKVNTNTVFQQFSSKER
- a CDS encoding class I SAM-dependent methyltransferase, whose amino-acid sequence is MMKNSVFEFYLTEVDQPFSGWDFSYITDTERVSAAPLPWSYTSSVIKPFRTSESVLDMGTGGGEFLNALKPFPNKLSATEGYPPNLPIAKARLEPQGVIVKGFEDDHHLPFSNEEFQLVMNKHDSYSPTEVHRILKTTGSFITQQVGGEDMKELNRVLGAPLKTEYDHWNLDYAVLELEAAGFHILEANEAFPSTRFYDIGAIIYYLKAIPWQIPDFSTTRYQSALYRLHGQIEKNGFIDLPSHRFLIHATKPNYTDKY
- a CDS encoding ATP-binding cassette domain-containing protein, which codes for MDGSISVQDLVKTYKGDVKAVQGVSFEVAEGEFFAFLGPNGAGKSTTVQILTTLVKPTTGSIRIGGVDVGEEPERVRWNIGVALQETGIDPVLTGRELIEMQARLFGFTKKEAKIRAVELLALVDLNDAADRPCGKYSGGMRRRLDLALTLVHKPKILFLDEPTTGLDPSNRKAIWKEIKRLNKEEGTTIFLTTQYLEEADQLADRISIINQGKIVASGSAEELKRTLGFDAIQLLFERDEEAERAGQILVDLGENIERSKNEVTLYTENGTKLLSDLVRKLDEHNLSPKTLNVKPPTLDDVFINVTNEQKERA